From Lactobacillus sp. PV012:
ATTGGCTGCTGAATATGGAATTGAAGCAGAAGAAAAAGTTCATGAAGATATTTCGGATATTGATAATCTTTACACTAAAGAAATGGAAGCTTCTAAGAAATCCGAAAATCAAGTAAAACGTCCACCAGTAGTTACTATTATGGGACACGTTGATCATGGTAAGACTACTTTACTTGACCGCTTACGTCATACAAATGTTTCTGAACATGAAGCTGGAGGAATTACTCAGAATATTGGTGCTTACCAAGTTCATGTTGATGATCGTTTGATTACCTTCTTAGATACTCCAGGACACGCTGCCTTTTCAAATATGCGTGCTCGTGGGGCAGAAGTAACTGATGTCGTTATCTTAGTGGTAGCAGCAGATGATGGTGTAATGCCTCAGACTATTGAAGCTATTGACCATGCGAAAAGTGCTGGAGTCCCAATTATTGTAGCAGTTAACAAGATTGATAAACCAGGTGCTAACCCTGATCACGTGATGGAACAATTAATGCAACATGGACTTGTTCCAGAAGACTGGGGTGGAGATACCATCTTTGTTAAGATGTCTGCTAAAACCGGTGAAAATGTAGATGAACTTCTCCAAATGATTTTACTGCAAGCAGATGTGATGGAACTTAAAGCAGATCCAGATCAAAAGGCAATTGGTACTGTTGTTGAAGCTCGTCTTGATAAAGGCCGTGGTCCAGTAGCCGACTTACTTATTCAACAAGGTACTTTGAAGGTTGGAGATCCAATTGTTATTGGTGACACTTACGGACGTGTTCGTGTAATGACCAATGATAAGGGAAGAAGAATTAAAAAGGCTACTCCTTCAACTCCTGTTGAAATTACTGGTTTAAATGATGTTCCAACTTCTGCAGATAAGTTAGTTGTCTTTGAGGATGAAAAGACTGCTAGAAGTGTTGGTGAACAAAGAGCTAAGAATTCTCTTGAAAAACAACGTGAAAATGTTCAACATGTAACTCTTGATAACCTCTTTGATACCATGAAGAAAGAGAATATGAAGGCTGTTGATATTGTTTTGAAGGCAGATGTTCAAGGTTCTGTAGAAGCTTTGCAACAATCACTTGAAAAAATTGATGTTGAAGGTGTAAGAGTTAACATCATTCACGCAGGTGTTGGTGCAATTAATGAATCTGATGTTACGTTAGCTGGTGCATCTAATGCATTTATTATTGGTTTTAATGTACGTCCAACTGCTACCGCAAAGAATCAGGCTGAAGGTGAAGGAGTAGACATTCGCCTTTACAACATTATCTATAAGGCAATGGATGATGTAGAAGCTGCAATGAAGGGTATGCTTGAACCAACTTATGAAGAAAAGGTAACTGGTAACTTAACTGTTCGCGAAACTTGGAAAGTTTCTAAGGTTGGTACCATTGCTGGTGCATTTGTTGATAGTGGCTATGTAACTCGCGATTCAGGAATTCGTGTAATTCGTGATGGTATTGTAAAATATGATGGTAAAGTTGCTTCATTAAAGAGATTCAAAGATGATGTTAAAGAAGTTAAGCAAGGATTTGATTGTGGTATAACCATTGAAAACTTCAATGACATTAAAGTTGATGATGAACTTGAAGCATATGAAATGCAAGAAGTACCTGTAAAATAGGCCAACTCTTTTTGTAAAGGAGTATTTAACAATGAAACACAGAATTGGAAGAGTTGAAGGAGAAATTCTTCGTGAACTAACTAAAATTTTACGAAAAGATATCCGTGATCCTAGAGTTCAAGATGTCACAATTACTGCAGTAGAATGCACAAATGATTTATCTTATGCGACTGTTTACTACAGTTTATTGTCAGATACTCCAGAAGCTGAAAAGCAAGCAGCTGAAGGATTAGAAAAAGCTAAGGGTGCTATGCGTCACTTGTTAGGTCAAACTCTTACTTTATATAAAGTTCCTGAATTAATTTTTAAACGAGATAGTTCAGTAGCTTATGGTAATAAGATTGACAACTTAATTCGTCAAGTAAAAAAAGATGACGAAGCTCGTGAAAGTAACAATTAATAACAAAAAGACGTCTTAGAGACGTCTTTTTTTATGAAAATATTTAAGAGGAAAAATATGATAAATGGAATTGTAGTTTTAAATAAACCTAGAGGAATGACAAGCAGTGATTGTGTATATAAATTAAGAAAGCTGCTCCACATTAGAAAAATTGGTCATGCAGGAACTCTTGATCCGGAAGTAGATGGTGTATTACCAATTGCGATTGGTCAGGCAACGAAGTTAATTGAATTGATGCATGAAAAACCTAAATCTTATATTGGAGAAGGGATGTTGGGCAGTAGAACTGACAGTTATGACCTTCAAGGACATATTTTGGAGAGTCTTGAATTGGAGCAACAATATTCAAGTTCTGATTTAAAAGCAGCAATGAAAAAAATAACTGGCAAAATTAAGCAGGTGCCACCAATTTATTCTGCGGTTAAAGTTAAGGGGAAAAGATTATACGAATATGCCCGTGAAAACATTCCCGTGGAATTACCTGAAAGGGATGTAACTATTTATGATTATCAACTAACGCAAGAGCCACGCTTTGACGAAAAAGATAAACTAGAATATTTTGATTTTTCAATTCAATGTTCGAAAGGAACCTATGTGAGATCATTAGTAAATGATTTAGGAACTCTGTTGGATGTTCCAGCTGTAATGACTAGTTTAACTAGAATAGCAAGTTCTGGCTTTAATATTAATCATGCAGTAACATTATCTGAGATTGAGGAAAATTTAGATCAACCAGAAAAGTGGCTCCAACCAATTGATGAATTTTTCAAAGAATATAAAAAGATTGATTTATCGCAAGCGCAGTTTTCTCGGGTAAAAAATGGAGCTGGAATCCAGTTAGAGGGAGTCTCAGAAGAAAAAGTAGCTCTTTCTTATAATGGAAAAATTAAGGCAATTTACAAAAAGATGGGTAATGAATATCGTGCAGATTTAATGTTACTTCAAAATAGTTAGCAGGTGGTAAAATGAAGGTACTTTCATTGACCTATCCTTGGCAAGAAGAGGTCACAAATACTGGTGTGGTCCTTGCGTTAGGTTTTTTTGATGGTGTTCATCTAGGACATCAAAAATTAATAAAAGATGGTAAAAAAATTTCTCTCGAAAAAAATCTCCCTTTAATGGTGATGACCTTTACCAAGCATCCCCTTGAAATACTTGATACTACAAAAAAAGTTCAATATTTATCAACAAATGATGAAAAAATGAAATATTTTGAAAAATTAGGAGTAGATTATTTATTATTTGTCAATTTTACGCCAAAGTTTAGTAAGCTTACACCTGCTGAGTTTGTCAATAAAGTAATTTTGCCTTTAAAGGCAAAAGTGGTGATAGCAGGTTTTGATTATACCTATGGAAGTAATAAAAATATTGCAAATATGGAAAATTTACCTCGATTTGCAAAGGGAAGGTTTGTAACTAAAATGGAACCAAAGCAAAATTATAAAGATAAAAAGATTAGTTCAAGTAGAATAAGAGAAGCTATTAAGAATGGAGAAATGAGTCTGGCTGCTCAGCTATTAGGGCACCCGTATGAAATAACAGGTGAAATTGTCCATGGTTTTAGAAGAGGTCATGAGCTAGGATTTCCAACAGCTAATATTGATATTTCTGGGAAAAAGGTTTTACCTAAACCAGGGGTCTATGCCACTAAGGCTAAAATTGATGGCAAGTGGTATGAAGCAATGACAAGTGTCGGCTATAACGATACATTTGAAAATAAAAATTTAACTATTGAAACCCATCTCTTTGGCTTTGATGAAGAAGCATATGGAAAAGAATTAACTGTTGCTTGGTATAAATTTATGCGAGACAATGTCAAATTTGATGGCGTTGAAAATCTAATAAAGCAACTAAAAAGTGACGAAAGAAATATTAAGCAATACTTTAAAGATAAATAATTTTTATATTTTAGCACTTAGCTTGCTTTTTTGCTAATTTATTAGTATCATAATAAATAGTTAGCACAGATAAAACTTGAGTGCTAATAAAGGGGCGATAAAATGTTGACTAAACGGCAAGAGTTAATCTTGAAGATGATTATTCAAGACTTTGCTCAAACAAATGAACCAGTTGGTTCTAAAACCGTGATGACTCAACTGCCAATTAAAGTTTCAAGTGCAACGATTCGCAATGAAATGGCAGTCCTAGAAGAAAAGGGCTTACTTGAAAAAACTCATTCTTCAAGTGGACGTATTCCCTCTAGCGATGGCTATCGCTATTATCTTGATAATTTAGTTGATCCGGTTCAAATACCGACAAAGGTGTATGACAAGATAGGATTACACTTAGATCAACCTTTTAGTCAAGTTAATCAGATTGTACAAGAAGCCGCTAAGATTTTGTCAGATTTGACTAATTATACTGCCTTTGCTGCAGGTCCTGAAACTGATGGTAGGTTGATTACCGGTTTTAGAATTGTACCATTATCTGCACGTCAAGTAATGGCGATTTTAGTTACAGATGATGGCAATGTTAAGAATCAAATTTATTCTTTACCTACTAAGATTAGTGGGCAAGAAATTGAAGAAGCTGTTAGCTTAATTAATAAGCAAGTTGTAGGGAAGCCTGTGACTGCGATTAATCAAGCAATGATGCAAGAAATTGCGCAGCATCTACTTTTAAGAGGCTCATCACCAGAAGTCCTAAAACTTCTTGAAGATGTGATAAAAGATTCACTTAGTGAAGAATTATATGTAGATGGTCAAATTAACTTATTTAATAATTCAGAAAATAAAGATGTTAGACAAATAAAATCTTTATATGAGTTACTTGATAAAAATGATGAAATTTGTAGATTAATTGGTCTTAGTTCTCAAAGTCCTGATTCCCACAGAGTTCAAGTTACTTTAGGAAGTGACTTACCTTCTAGCTTACTAGATAATTACAGTTTATTAACTGCTCATTATACGGTGGGAAAATATGGAAGAGGTACAATTGCTCTTTTAGGTCCGACAAATATGCCTTATTCACAAATGATTGGGTTGCTTGATTCTTTTCGGACAGAATTAGCACAGAAATTACTTGATTATTATGGAAGGCTAAATTAAAGGAGGCTAGCTGTGAGTAAAGAAGAATTTCCTAAAGAAGAAGACTTGAAAAATAAAGTTACTCCAGATGAAGCAGAAGATAAGAAACAAGAAGTAGATTCTAAAAAACAAGCAGAAGATCCAAAAATTTTAGCATTACAAGCTAAGGTGGATGAATTAACTGCTAAAAATCAAAAGCTTGAAGATAGTTATCTTAGAAGTCAAGCAGAAATTCAAAATATGCAAAATCGTTATACTAAAGAACGAGCTCAATTAATAAAATATGAGGCTCAAAATTTAGCTAAAGATGTTTTGCCTGCAGTAGACAACTTAGAAAGAGCATTAGCAGTTAAGGCAGATGATGAAGCTGCTAAGCAACTTCAAAAGGGTGTCCAAATGACTTTAGATGCTTTAGTAAAAGCCTTAAACGATCATGGTATAGAAGAGATTGAAGCCAAAGGAGCTGCTTTTGATCCTACTTTGCATCAAGCAGTTCAAACAGTAGCAGCTGATGATGACCATCCTACTGATCATGTAGTTCAAGTTTTACAAAAAGGGTATAAATATAAAGATCGTACGCTAAGACCAGCTATGGTAGTTGTAGCTCAGTAATGAAAGGAAGCTTATAAGATGTCAAAAGTTATCGGTATTGACTTAGGTACTACTAACTCAGCAGTAGCAGTACTTGAAGGTAACCAACCTAAAATTATTACTAATCCAGAAGGTAACCGTACCACTCCATCCGTTGTTTCATTTAAAGATGGTGAAATTCAGGTAGGGGAAGTAGCAAAGCGTCAAGCAATTACTAATCCTAATACAGTGATTTCAATTAAGAGTCATATGGGTGAAGATGGTTACAAGGTTAAAGTTGGAGACAAGGAATATACTCCACAAGAAATCTCTGCAATGATTTTACAATACATTAAAAAGTTTGCAGAAGACTACTTAGGTGAAGAAGTAACCGATGCAGTTATTACAGTACCTGCTTACTTTAATGACGCTCAACGTCAAGCAACTAAAGATGCTGGTAAAATTGCTGGTTTAAATGTTCAAAGAATTATCAATGAACCAACCGCTTCATCCCTTGCTTATGGTTTGGATAAAGATGAAGAAGACGAAAAGGTTTTAGTTTACGACCTTGGTGGTGGTACCTTTGACGTTTCTGTTCTTCAATTAGGGGATGGAGTTTTCCAAGTCCTTTCAACTAATGGTGATACTCACTTAGGTGGGGATGACTTTGATAAAAAGATTATGGATTGGTTAATCCAAAACTTTAAAGATGAAAATGGCATTGACTTATCAAAAGATAAGATGGCTCTTCAACGTTTAAAAGATGCTGCTGAAAAAGCAAAGAAAGACTTATCTGGTGTAAGTTCAACTCATATTTCACTTCCATTCATTTCTGCTGGTGAAGCAGGTCCACTTCACTTAGAAGCTGACTTAACTCGTGCTAAGTTTGATGAATTAACTAATGACTTAGTAGAAAAGACTAAGATTCCATTTGATAACGCCTTAAAAGATGCAGGCTTAACTGTAAATGACATTGATAAGGTAATCTTAAACGGTGGATCTACTCGTATTCCAGCTGTTCAAGAAGCAGTTAAAAAGTGGGCTGGTAAAGAACCTGACCACTCAATCAACCCTGATGAAGCTGTAGCTTTAGGTGCAGCAATTCAAGGTGGTGTGATTTCTGGTGATGTGAAGGATATTGTTTTACTTGATGTTACTCCATTATCACTTGGTATCGAAACTATGGGTGGTGTATTTACCAAATTAATTGATAAAAATACCACTATTCCAACTTCAAAGAGTCAAATTTTCTCAACTGCAGCTGATAATCAACCAGCAGTAGATGTTCACGTTTTACAAGGTGAACGTCCAATGGCAGCTGATGATAAGACTTTAGGACGTTTTGAATTAACTGATATTCCACCAGCACCACGCGGTGTTCCACAAATCCAAGTTACATTTGATATTGATAAAAACGGTATTGTAAATGTTTCTGCTAAGGATATGGGAACTGGTAAGGAACAAAAGATTACTATCAAGAGTTCTTCTGGTTTATCAGATGAAGAAATTAAGAAAATGCAAAAAGATGCCGAAGAACATGCTGAAGAAGATAAGAAGAGAAAAGAAGAAGTTGATTTACGTAACGAAGTAGATCAATTAATCTTCACAACTGATAAGACCTTGAAAGATGTTGATGGTAAAGTTCCAGAAGCAGATATCAAGGCAGTGAAAGATGCTCAAGAAGCATTGAAGAAGGCACAAAAAGATAATAACCTTGATGAAATGAAGGAAAAGAAAGAAGCTTTATCTAAGGCTGCACAAGATTTAGCTGTTAAACTTTACCAACAAAATGGTGGAGCTCAAGGCAATCCACAAGGTGGTCCTCAAGGACCTCAACCAAATGGTGATCAAGGTAACAATGGTTCTTCAAACGATGGTTCTACTGTAGATGGAGATTTTCACAAGGTAGACCCAGATAAGTAAAATAGCTATAATAATAGATAAAAAGAAAGAACTGCGGAATGTAGTTCTTTTCTTTTCTAAATATTGAAGGAGAAAATTTATGGCACAACATGATTACTATGAGATACTAGGGGTAGATAAATCTGCTAGTGATGCCGA
This genomic window contains:
- the infB gene encoding translation initiation factor IF-2, which produces MAKKRIYEVAKELNIENKIVVNQAQKLGFDVKSHMSSLDDTQITKLVSSLKSGKNKEKSTSAKTQAGKSKIKVSVGAIRKHDKAEKKNNRPKKQRPNHNSKQTASQQPAAQDKLKQLKQKQRAEAGELDARANETRRKWHEEQNSQKSAPIKSSKKEEKPTQTQRPKIKEGAEAVKAHIQSAKKTVGPKIIKPSPARNKVKKVESAKSNENNNRHTYNNRNNHSSNNNSQQRRRPKKTEPIIAPPVEGKDTKPTRNKEFGKSKKRHQTYQHERNDHSDKARRRRNKKNKGMQHTEVKKQPTQRKERPLPEVLVYEEGMNAQDLGKLLHREPAELVKKLFMLGVMTNQNQSLDKDTIELLAAEYGIEAEEKVHEDISDIDNLYTKEMEASKKSENQVKRPPVVTIMGHVDHGKTTLLDRLRHTNVSEHEAGGITQNIGAYQVHVDDRLITFLDTPGHAAFSNMRARGAEVTDVVILVVAADDGVMPQTIEAIDHAKSAGVPIIVAVNKIDKPGANPDHVMEQLMQHGLVPEDWGGDTIFVKMSAKTGENVDELLQMILLQADVMELKADPDQKAIGTVVEARLDKGRGPVADLLIQQGTLKVGDPIVIGDTYGRVRVMTNDKGRRIKKATPSTPVEITGLNDVPTSADKLVVFEDEKTARSVGEQRAKNSLEKQRENVQHVTLDNLFDTMKKENMKAVDIVLKADVQGSVEALQQSLEKIDVEGVRVNIIHAGVGAINESDVTLAGASNAFIIGFNVRPTATAKNQAEGEGVDIRLYNIIYKAMDDVEAAMKGMLEPTYEEKVTGNLTVRETWKVSKVGTIAGAFVDSGYVTRDSGIRVIRDGIVKYDGKVASLKRFKDDVKEVKQGFDCGITIENFNDIKVDDELEAYEMQEVPVK
- a CDS encoding ribosome-binding factor A, producing MKHRIGRVEGEILRELTKILRKDIRDPRVQDVTITAVECTNDLSYATVYYSLLSDTPEAEKQAAEGLEKAKGAMRHLLGQTLTLYKVPELIFKRDSSVAYGNKIDNLIRQVKKDDEARESNN
- the truB gene encoding tRNA pseudouridine(55) synthase TruB, with the translated sequence MINGIVVLNKPRGMTSSDCVYKLRKLLHIRKIGHAGTLDPEVDGVLPIAIGQATKLIELMHEKPKSYIGEGMLGSRTDSYDLQGHILESLELEQQYSSSDLKAAMKKITGKIKQVPPIYSAVKVKGKRLYEYARENIPVELPERDVTIYDYQLTQEPRFDEKDKLEYFDFSIQCSKGTYVRSLVNDLGTLLDVPAVMTSLTRIASSGFNINHAVTLSEIEENLDQPEKWLQPIDEFFKEYKKIDLSQAQFSRVKNGAGIQLEGVSEEKVALSYNGKIKAIYKKMGNEYRADLMLLQNS
- the ribF gene encoding riboflavin biosynthesis protein RibF, coding for MKVLSLTYPWQEEVTNTGVVLALGFFDGVHLGHQKLIKDGKKISLEKNLPLMVMTFTKHPLEILDTTKKVQYLSTNDEKMKYFEKLGVDYLLFVNFTPKFSKLTPAEFVNKVILPLKAKVVIAGFDYTYGSNKNIANMENLPRFAKGRFVTKMEPKQNYKDKKISSSRIREAIKNGEMSLAAQLLGHPYEITGEIVHGFRRGHELGFPTANIDISGKKVLPKPGVYATKAKIDGKWYEAMTSVGYNDTFENKNLTIETHLFGFDEEAYGKELTVAWYKFMRDNVKFDGVENLIKQLKSDERNIKQYFKDK
- the hrcA gene encoding heat-inducible transcriptional repressor HrcA, which produces MLTKRQELILKMIIQDFAQTNEPVGSKTVMTQLPIKVSSATIRNEMAVLEEKGLLEKTHSSSGRIPSSDGYRYYLDNLVDPVQIPTKVYDKIGLHLDQPFSQVNQIVQEAAKILSDLTNYTAFAAGPETDGRLITGFRIVPLSARQVMAILVTDDGNVKNQIYSLPTKISGQEIEEAVSLINKQVVGKPVTAINQAMMQEIAQHLLLRGSSPEVLKLLEDVIKDSLSEELYVDGQINLFNNSENKDVRQIKSLYELLDKNDEICRLIGLSSQSPDSHRVQVTLGSDLPSSLLDNYSLLTAHYTVGKYGRGTIALLGPTNMPYSQMIGLLDSFRTELAQKLLDYYGRLN
- the grpE gene encoding nucleotide exchange factor GrpE, with the translated sequence MSKEEFPKEEDLKNKVTPDEAEDKKQEVDSKKQAEDPKILALQAKVDELTAKNQKLEDSYLRSQAEIQNMQNRYTKERAQLIKYEAQNLAKDVLPAVDNLERALAVKADDEAAKQLQKGVQMTLDALVKALNDHGIEEIEAKGAAFDPTLHQAVQTVAADDDHPTDHVVQVLQKGYKYKDRTLRPAMVVVAQ
- the dnaK gene encoding molecular chaperone DnaK, which codes for MSKVIGIDLGTTNSAVAVLEGNQPKIITNPEGNRTTPSVVSFKDGEIQVGEVAKRQAITNPNTVISIKSHMGEDGYKVKVGDKEYTPQEISAMILQYIKKFAEDYLGEEVTDAVITVPAYFNDAQRQATKDAGKIAGLNVQRIINEPTASSLAYGLDKDEEDEKVLVYDLGGGTFDVSVLQLGDGVFQVLSTNGDTHLGGDDFDKKIMDWLIQNFKDENGIDLSKDKMALQRLKDAAEKAKKDLSGVSSTHISLPFISAGEAGPLHLEADLTRAKFDELTNDLVEKTKIPFDNALKDAGLTVNDIDKVILNGGSTRIPAVQEAVKKWAGKEPDHSINPDEAVALGAAIQGGVISGDVKDIVLLDVTPLSLGIETMGGVFTKLIDKNTTIPTSKSQIFSTAADNQPAVDVHVLQGERPMAADDKTLGRFELTDIPPAPRGVPQIQVTFDIDKNGIVNVSAKDMGTGKEQKITIKSSSGLSDEEIKKMQKDAEEHAEEDKKRKEEVDLRNEVDQLIFTTDKTLKDVDGKVPEADIKAVKDAQEALKKAQKDNNLDEMKEKKEALSKAAQDLAVKLYQQNGGAQGNPQGGPQGPQPNGDQGNNGSSNDGSTVDGDFHKVDPDK